The bacterium genome has a segment encoding these proteins:
- a CDS encoding protein kinase — MAATRRKKLQGPWAERYEILQPLGRGGAGDVYLAKDSRRGGKPIALKLLDRKRLRDSAVADSLRNEFSSLTRLSHPHLAKVWDFGASAEEMYLSTEYIEGQDLLAACRSADLNTVFRRIVELLRGLDYLHRRGVLHLDLKPANILVAHPKEGQSGVKLIDFGLAQWTLKNPAGSAEFSGSPPYSAPELLLGGAPTPASDLYAIGMIFYRLFSAGLPFKSEDPLQQMQEQLYGSLAEPRQLNPALPEAFAGLMHRLIEREPAKRPASTAELLSELNSILGENFSLRPAVAPAQILAESDRLFFPEILESLVEAAGRPGSKTLLLGSTGSGKSRLLRHLKEKLQLAGGQPAFFDSAAALAGKSGKGNSTEPILLDLAEPCPAVETSSPLLVALGEEPASWPGFQTLRLPPLDAARLRNFLSGEIRDFPEAMVETLAAEGATSPRALEELLQELRERHALIWTEDGWRWNELHSGEGFHDLTGSSRRRWEERWARVQNLLAFFPGGLSADSLAGMMGLEPGTLEPRLEGWKAEGRLRAAAEGPVPLYFAKENRPIDQASAEGWEAMSGELEALYRKGDFEAGSRIASAVGEKNPSAEWRILGARHLAAAGRSVEALSLLPNEAEAPPPLRGLFHEIRARSLASLGRLDEGSAALEEADRAYRSAGDSSGLSRIFNQRGWYQKKRGDPEGALGLYAQAAELAETARDDYAQGLALLNIGGTHLDRGELEDALELYRQAQPLAERSGHPLLRLKLANGLTNLYYTLGRAAEAQASSFEMLRAAIEGSFPEEQAAALNFLSLLAGQRGETEAQGQYLDQAIRLLENRPGSGLRPQLYFNRGYLHWDGGRHTAAQLDAEAALKAAQESSNSFIAAWAGLLIAKVLRDRPKPDLAAAQERLERAAAEMRRLELGHLLWEAEFDLGLLAKRREDRPTARRHFEAAREALRGLLEEIPESRRQSYLRDRKLEKIEEELKLFPL, encoded by the coding sequence ATGGCGGCGACTCGTCGTAAAAAGCTGCAGGGCCCTTGGGCCGAACGCTACGAAATTCTCCAGCCGCTGGGCCGCGGCGGAGCCGGCGACGTCTATCTGGCCAAAGATTCCCGGCGCGGCGGCAAGCCGATCGCGCTGAAGCTGCTCGACCGCAAGCGGCTGCGCGATTCAGCCGTCGCCGATTCGCTGCGCAATGAATTTTCCTCTCTCACCCGGCTGAGCCACCCTCACCTCGCCAAAGTCTGGGATTTCGGCGCCAGCGCCGAGGAGATGTACCTCTCGACCGAATACATCGAGGGCCAGGATCTGCTCGCCGCCTGCCGCAGCGCCGATCTGAACACCGTCTTCCGCCGGATCGTCGAGCTCTTGCGCGGCCTCGACTACCTGCACCGGCGCGGCGTCCTCCACCTCGACCTCAAGCCCGCGAACATCCTCGTCGCCCATCCCAAGGAAGGGCAAAGCGGGGTGAAGCTGATCGACTTCGGCTTGGCTCAATGGACCCTGAAAAATCCGGCCGGCTCCGCCGAGTTCTCGGGCAGCCCGCCCTACTCCGCGCCGGAGCTGCTGCTGGGCGGAGCGCCGACGCCGGCCAGCGACCTCTACGCGATCGGGATGATCTTCTATCGGCTCTTCTCGGCCGGCCTCCCCTTCAAGAGCGAGGACCCCTTGCAGCAGATGCAAGAGCAGCTCTACGGAAGTCTAGCGGAGCCACGGCAATTGAATCCGGCCCTGCCCGAAGCCTTCGCCGGCCTGATGCATCGCTTGATCGAGCGCGAGCCCGCCAAGCGGCCCGCTTCCACCGCCGAGCTTTTGTCGGAGCTCAATTCGATCCTGGGCGAGAACTTCAGCCTGCGCCCGGCGGTGGCGCCGGCCCAAATCTTGGCCGAGTCCGATCGCCTCTTCTTTCCGGAGATCTTGGAAAGCTTGGTCGAAGCCGCCGGCCGACCCGGCTCGAAGACTCTTTTGCTCGGCTCGACCGGCAGCGGAAAGAGCCGCTTGCTTCGGCACCTGAAGGAAAAGCTGCAATTGGCCGGCGGCCAGCCGGCCTTCTTCGATAGCGCCGCGGCGCTCGCCGGAAAGAGCGGAAAAGGAAATTCGACCGAGCCGATCCTGCTGGACCTGGCGGAGCCCTGTCCGGCGGTGGAAACCTCGAGCCCCTTGCTTGTCGCGCTCGGCGAAGAGCCGGCAAGCTGGCCGGGCTTTCAAACCCTTCGCCTTCCGCCGCTCGACGCGGCCCGATTGCGAAATTTTCTTTCCGGCGAAATCCGCGACTTTCCGGAGGCGATGGTCGAAACCCTGGCCGCCGAAGGCGCCACCAGCCCCCGAGCCCTCGAAGAGCTGCTTCAAGAATTGCGCGAGCGCCACGCCCTGATCTGGACCGAGGATGGATGGCGCTGGAATGAGCTTCATTCGGGCGAAGGCTTCCATGATTTGACCGGGAGCTCTCGGCGGCGCTGGGAAGAGCGCTGGGCTCGCGTGCAAAATCTGCTGGCCTTTTTCCCCGGCGGATTGAGCGCCGATTCCCTGGCCGGAATGATGGGGCTGGAGCCGGGCACCCTTGAGCCGCGCCTCGAAGGCTGGAAGGCCGAAGGCCGCTTGCGCGCGGCTGCCGAAGGCCCGGTGCCGCTCTACTTCGCCAAGGAAAATCGCCCGATCGACCAGGCCTCGGCCGAAGGTTGGGAGGCGATGAGCGGCGAACTGGAAGCCCTTTATCGAAAGGGCGATTTCGAGGCCGGGAGCCGGATCGCCTCGGCCGTTGGCGAGAAAAATCCCTCGGCCGAATGGCGAATTCTCGGCGCCCGCCATCTCGCGGCGGCCGGCCGCAGCGTCGAAGCCTTGAGCCTCCTGCCGAATGAAGCCGAGGCTCCGCCGCCGCTCCGCGGCCTCTTCCACGAAATCCGGGCCCGCTCGCTGGCCAGCCTGGGGCGGCTTGACGAAGGGAGTGCCGCGCTGGAAGAAGCCGACCGAGCCTACCGAAGCGCCGGCGACTCCAGCGGCCTTTCGCGGATTTTCAACCAACGCGGCTGGTATCAAAAAAAGCGCGGCGATCCCGAGGGGGCGCTGGGCCTCTATGCCCAAGCGGCCGAGCTGGCCGAGACCGCGAGGGACGACTACGCCCAGGGCTTGGCGCTGCTCAATATCGGTGGCACCCATCTCGACCGCGGCGAATTGGAAGACGCGCTCGAGCTTTACCGCCAAGCCCAACCCTTGGCCGAGCGCTCGGGCCATCCCCTGCTCCGCCTCAAGCTGGCCAACGGCTTGACCAACCTCTACTACACGCTGGGACGGGCAGCCGAGGCCCAGGCCTCCTCCTTCGAAATGCTGCGGGCGGCGATTGAAGGATCTTTTCCCGAGGAGCAGGCGGCGGCGCTCAACTTTCTTTCGCTCCTGGCCGGCCAGCGCGGCGAAACCGAGGCTCAAGGCCAATATCTCGACCAAGCCATCAGGCTCCTCGAGAACCGGCCCGGCTCCGGCCTCCGGCCCCAACTTTATTTCAACCGCGGCTACCTCCATTGGGACGGCGGCCGTCACACCGCGGCCCAGCTCGACGCCGAAGCCGCCCTCAAGGCGGCCCAGGAAAGCTCCAACAGCTTCATCGCCGCCTGGGCCGGCCTGCTGATCGCCAAGGTCCTGCGCGACCGGCCCAAGCCGGATCTTGCCGCCGCCCAAGAACGTCTCGAGCGCGCCGCGGCCGAAATGCGAAGGCTCGAGCTCGGCCATTTGCTCTGGGAAGCCGAATTCGATCTCGGTCTGCTGGCCAAGCGCCGGGAGGACCGGCCGACGGCCCGCCGCCACTTTGAAGCCGCGCGCGAAGCGCTCCGCGGCCTGCTCGAGGAAATCCCGGAATCGCGGCGCCAAAGCTATCTTCGAGACCGCAAGCTCGAAAAGATCGAGGAAGAATTGAAACTTTTCCCCCTTTGA